Proteins encoded in a region of the Streptomyces sp. NBC_01298 genome:
- a CDS encoding acyl-CoA dehydrogenase family protein — translation MSAPQPAQPSQPVPPPEPEESAPPAPPKVTEREARQVAEAAREQDWQRPSFAKELFLGRFRLDLIHPHPLPAEEDVRRGEAFLARMREFCETSVDGARIEREAKIPDETVRGLKELGALGMKIDPKYGGLGLTQVYYNKALALVGSVSPAIGALLSAHQSIGVPQPLKMFGTQEQKDAYLPRCATTAISAFLLTEPDVGSDPARLATTAVPDGEDAYVLDGVKLWTTNGVVADLLVVMARVPKSENHRGGITAFVVEADSPGITVEHRNAFMGLRGLENGVTRFHQVRVPAAQRIGAEGAGLKIALTTLNTGRLSLPAMCVGAGKWCLKIAREWSGVREQWGRPVGLHEAVGSKISFIAATTFALEAVVDLASQMADENRNDIRIEAALAKLYGSEMACLMADELVQIRGGRGFETAESLAARGERAVPAEQMLRDLRINRIFEGSTEIMHLLIAREAVDAHLSVAGDLIDPDKALGDKAKAGARAAGFYARWLPQLATGAGQVPGTYRAFHPSGHPDLATHLRYVERGSRKLARSTFYAMSRWQGRMETKQGFLGRIVDIGAELFAMSAACVRAEHLRASGEHGREAYQLADAFCRQSRLRVEELFGRLWDNTDDLDRKVVAGVLSGNYTWLEEGVLDPSGDGPWIADATPGPSTRENVHRPLR, via the coding sequence ATGTCCGCACCACAGCCCGCACAGCCCTCACAGCCCGTTCCGCCCCCAGAGCCCGAAGAGTCCGCACCGCCCGCACCGCCCAAGGTGACCGAGCGCGAGGCCCGGCAGGTCGCGGAAGCGGCCCGGGAACAGGACTGGCAGCGGCCGAGCTTCGCCAAGGAGCTGTTCCTCGGCCGGTTCCGGCTGGACCTGATCCACCCCCACCCGCTCCCCGCCGAGGAGGACGTCCGGCGCGGGGAGGCCTTCCTGGCCCGGATGCGGGAGTTCTGCGAGACCTCCGTCGACGGAGCGCGCATCGAGCGCGAGGCGAAGATCCCCGACGAGACCGTGCGCGGGCTCAAAGAGCTCGGCGCGCTCGGCATGAAGATCGACCCGAAGTACGGGGGCCTCGGCCTCACCCAGGTGTACTACAACAAGGCGCTCGCCCTCGTCGGCTCGGTCAGCCCGGCCATCGGCGCCCTGCTCTCCGCCCACCAGTCGATCGGCGTGCCCCAGCCGCTGAAGATGTTCGGCACGCAGGAGCAGAAGGACGCCTACCTGCCGCGCTGCGCGACCACCGCCATCAGCGCCTTCCTCCTCACCGAGCCCGACGTCGGCTCCGACCCGGCGCGGCTGGCCACCACGGCGGTCCCGGACGGGGAGGACGCGTACGTCCTGGACGGCGTGAAGCTCTGGACCACCAACGGGGTCGTCGCCGACCTGCTCGTCGTCATGGCCCGGGTGCCGAAGAGCGAGAACCACCGGGGCGGGATCACCGCCTTCGTCGTCGAGGCCGACTCCCCGGGCATCACCGTCGAGCACCGCAACGCCTTCATGGGCCTGCGCGGCCTGGAGAACGGCGTCACCCGCTTCCACCAGGTCAGGGTCCCCGCGGCCCAGCGCATCGGCGCCGAGGGCGCCGGCCTGAAGATCGCGCTGACCACGCTGAACACCGGCCGGCTCTCGCTGCCCGCCATGTGCGTGGGCGCGGGGAAGTGGTGCCTGAAGATCGCCCGCGAATGGTCCGGCGTCCGCGAGCAGTGGGGACGGCCCGTCGGCCTGCACGAGGCCGTCGGCTCCAAGATCTCCTTCATCGCGGCCACCACCTTCGCCCTGGAGGCCGTGGTCGACCTGGCCTCCCAGATGGCCGACGAGAACCGCAACGACATCCGCATCGAGGCCGCCCTCGCCAAGCTCTACGGCTCCGAGATGGCCTGCCTGATGGCCGACGAGCTGGTCCAGATCCGCGGCGGGCGCGGCTTCGAGACCGCCGAGTCCCTCGCCGCCCGCGGCGAGCGGGCCGTGCCGGCCGAGCAGATGCTCCGCGACCTGCGCATCAACCGGATCTTCGAGGGATCCACCGAGATCATGCACCTGCTGATCGCCCGCGAGGCCGTGGACGCCCACCTGTCGGTGGCCGGCGACCTCATCGACCCGGACAAGGCGCTGGGCGACAAGGCGAAGGCGGGGGCCCGGGCCGCCGGGTTCTACGCCCGCTGGCTTCCCCAGCTCGCCACCGGCGCCGGCCAGGTCCCCGGCACCTACCGGGCTTTCCACCCGAGCGGCCACCCCGACCTCGCCACCCATCTGCGCTACGTCGAACGCGGGTCGCGCAAACTCGCCCGGTCCACCTTCTACGCCATGTCCCGCTGGCAGGGCCGGATGGAGACCAAGCAGGGGTTCCTCGGCCGGATCGTCGACATCGGCGCCGAGCTCTTCGCGATGAGCGCGGCCTGTGTGCGCGCCGAGCACCTGAGGGCCTCCGGCGAGCACGGCCGGGAGGCCTACCAGCTGGCCGACGCCTTCTGCCGGCAGTCCCGGCTCCGCGTGGAGGAGC